The Acidobacteriota bacterium sequence CGCGGTCGACGAAGCGTGCCGCCCAGGCGGCCAGCACCTCACCGGCATAGCGCGCATCGGCTTCTCGCCGCAGCAGGTGGTCGGCATCGTCGAGGGAAACGAAGCTCTTGGGGTGACGCGCCGCCTCGAAGATCCGCCGGGCGTGCTCGACGCCGACGATGCGGTCGATCGGCGAGTGCAGCACCAGAAGCGCCTTGTCGAGCTCCTCGATAGCGCCCCGCAGGTGATCCTGCGACACGTCCTCGACGAAGCTCGGGCTGACCCGGAAGGACTGCGCCCCACCGAGCTGGACCTCCCGCGCCGCGCCATCGTCCGTCGCCGCCCCGACCCCGAGGGTATCGAGGAGATGACGGGTTTCGCTGGGGGCCCCGATGGTGGCCACCGCCACCGCCTGGGGAAACTCCCGCGCCGCCGCCAGCACCGCCGCCCCACCCAGGCTGTGGCCGATCAGGATGCGCGGTGGCGCCAGCTCCTCGGCCATGAACCGACCCACCGCCACCAGGTCGTCCAGGTTGGACGAAAAGTCGGTCTCGCCGAAATCGCCTTCGCTCTCGCCGAGGCCGGTGAAGTCGAAGCGCAAGACGGCGATGCCGCGCGCCGCCAGGGTGCGACTGATCCAGCCCACCGCCTTGAGATCCTTCGAGCAGGTGAAGCAGTGGGCGAAGAGGGCATAGGCGCGCGGCTCGCCGACGGACGGTCGGTCGAGACGGGCCACCAGGTCGGTACCCAGGGATCCAGGAAAACGAAATCTCTCGCTGCGCATGATTCCTCCCGAGGGGCTTTGGGTGGGGAGTCCGGGGGCGCCGGTCCCACCGACGGTGTCTCGCTCGATTCTTCCGGCCGCGGGCAGTGTACTGGATCCCTCCGGCGGCGCTATCATGCCCCCAATTCGCCCCCACCCGGTCACGAGATTCACGTTGAAGTCGCTCGCCCTTTCGCTGCTCGCCGTCGCCTTGCTGGCGACCTTCCTCGCCTCCGGCTTTTGGGGTGACAGCTACGACGACGCCTACATCACCTACCAATATGCCCAGCGCTGGGCGCGCGGCGATGGCCTGACCTTCAACGACGGCGAGCGAGTACTGGGCACTTCGGCACCGGGCTACGCCCTGGCCCTCGGTGGCCTGGATCGCTGGGCCGGTATCGAGCCGCCGGCGGGAGGCAGCCTGCTCTCCCTCTTGGCCCTCGGCGGTCTGGTCCTGCTGCTCGGTGCGATGGCCGGCCCACGGCATGCGACCTGGCCCCTGCTGTTCGCCCTGACCGCCCTCACCTGTCGCTGGAACATCGAGATGTTGGGCGCCGAAACCCTGCCGGCGGCGGCCCTCGGCACCCTCGCCGTTTGGCTGGCCCTGCGTCGAGACCAGGCTACCGCCG is a genomic window containing:
- a CDS encoding bifunctional alpha/beta hydrolase/OsmC family protein, with amino-acid sequence MRSERFRFPGSLGTDLVARLDRPSVGEPRAYALFAHCFTCSKDLKAVGWISRTLAARGIAVLRFDFTGLGESEGDFGETDFSSNLDDLVAVGRFMAEELAPPRILIGHSLGGAAVLAAAREFPQAVAVATIGAPSETRHLLDTLGVGAATDDGAAREVQLGGAQSFRVSPSFVEDVSQDHLRGAIEELDKALLVLHSPIDRIVGVEHARRIFEAARHPKSFVSLDDADHLLRREADARYAGEVLAAWAARFVDRVEAPEESVSEGQVEIRGGARGYTTEVLARQHRLVADEPRSVGGDDLGPTPYDLLLAALGTCTAMTLRMYADRKKWPLEGVRVLLDHGKIHARDCEDCQTTSGKIDHIDRRLEVQGPLDDGQRQRLLEIADRCPVHRTLEGEIHISTRALEEQQMPSE